The following are encoded together in the Gemmatimonadaceae bacterium genome:
- the ybgF gene encoding tol-pal system protein YbgF, which yields MKTVFRRLAPVALVATGACFATSNDVKLLQLQIDSMRVATARSDSLHAAQVNQVIATLGLVRDSLGTVSGHVVKMQGDMRGDLHDVNEQLLQIQQLTGQSQNRLQELRASIEQRNQDMGGGAAPPPATGAKGAAAAPGAAPTTGGAPNAGEPGPNQLYQLGMEQLQRGSPATAVQAFQKLLQDYPTADITPEAQFYLGEAYRAQGNAAAADTAYAMVIQKFPKSPHAPTALYKRALYLEQQGNATAARALLNQLISTYPQSDEAALARDHLRELK from the coding sequence ATGAAGACCGTTTTCCGGCGTCTCGCTCCGGTCGCGCTGGTGGCGACCGGGGCGTGCTTCGCCACCAGCAACGACGTGAAGCTGCTGCAGCTGCAGATCGATTCGATGCGCGTCGCCACGGCGCGCTCGGATTCGCTCCACGCCGCGCAGGTGAACCAGGTGATCGCCACCCTCGGCCTGGTGCGCGATTCGTTAGGCACGGTGAGCGGGCACGTGGTGAAGATGCAGGGCGACATGCGCGGCGATCTGCATGACGTGAACGAGCAGCTGCTGCAGATTCAGCAGCTCACCGGGCAGAGCCAGAACCGGCTGCAGGAGCTGCGCGCGTCGATCGAGCAGCGCAACCAGGACATGGGCGGCGGCGCCGCCCCGCCACCGGCGACGGGCGCCAAGGGCGCGGCCGCCGCGCCGGGCGCCGCACCCACCACCGGCGGCGCGCCGAACGCGGGCGAGCCGGGTCCGAACCAGCTCTATCAGTTAGGCATGGAGCAGCTGCAGCGCGGCAGCCCGGCCACCGCGGTCCAGGCGTTCCAGAAGCTGCTGCAGGACTATCCCACCGCGGACATTACGCCGGAAGCGCAGTTCTATCTCGGCGAGGCGTATCGCGCGCAGGGGAACGCGGCCGCGGCGGACACGGCGTACGCGATGGTCATCCAGAAGTTCCCGAAGTCGCCGCATGCCCCGACGGCGCTGTACAAGCGCGCGCTCTACCTCGAGCAGCAGGGGAACGCGACGGCGGCGCGGGCGCTGCTCAACCAACTCATCTCTACGTACCCGCAGTCGGATGAAGCCGCGCTCGCGCGCGATCATCTGCGCGAGTTGAAGTGA
- a CDS encoding putative LPS assembly protein LptD has translation MIRRTIAALAVLALPLGGAAAAQGVPTTPPTPPPIFPDTTQRIYRQRRPGDTTQTDTSRVKKDLVKWNEPDSVMNALMSRTGYVTTRYQGNTAVFNTQTHALQLSGQSAVQREQTVLVSDTIEYNDSSRIVTARTAPNDTTVLRDPSAQTSDLVTLGFLEYDIGNHKGIANRLSTSSAQAGQTWFVGGERGAVAGDTTGHGHNTSYALDGSVTSCDLPDPHYHFQSKEIKMVTRRLLVARPAVLYIQDIPVLWLPFIFQDMRTGRRSGIIPPRFGLSDIVRTSASYQREVDNLGYYFAINDYTDATASLDWRSGNNAQNGNIGWTRWNGEFEYRWLDRFLAGRIGVSYSTFSDGQKSTNVSWSHQQQFSQGSSLNASINYSSNTTAIRQQAFNVAQALAAIASAVNFQQALGPANVSIGGTRTQYTGRKEIDENFPNLTVSVKPVSAGSWLLWSPNFSLNNTENLNMDAAPFIFTPGSNGAVFDSVQVHASQRNTTAALQTPVRIFGFTWQNSFQLSDKENDFPQAFDVRDFNTGALITRRMYASSYLTSIDWQTGISLPALMQSTLKLSPFLAIVNADPTSGFWVRSQLSGGQFVHQSKTLQYGLSSSPTLFGFFPGFGPFTRIRHSISPRITFTYAPASNVSDEFLKALNKTRGTYLGGLAQENMTVQLDQVIEAKLKSKNDTNPDAGQKIKLLALSLDPISYDFERAKVTHASGFNTSTFGYRVSSDLLPGFDLAVQYSLFQGDLQSDTAKFKPFRTGITASFTIGKNNNPITALAKIFGNGDSTNANQSSQALNQQPVIAGPGGVRQPIGIPTGQGWTASFQFSSTRSRPIPGARVIDPRATCQVLINDPINYQRCLNTPQPADTLQQTIAGGAPFVTPALTTLRANASFSLTPKWALQWSTGYDFELHQFSDQDVGLQRDMHDWRAIFHFSRAPNGNFAFSFYIALKAEPDLKFDYNRSTYRPQAGPAP, from the coding sequence GTGATCCGGCGCACGATCGCGGCCCTGGCCGTGCTCGCGCTGCCGTTAGGCGGCGCCGCGGCGGCACAGGGCGTTCCCACCACACCGCCAACGCCGCCGCCGATCTTTCCCGACACCACGCAGCGCATCTACCGCCAGCGGCGGCCCGGCGACACCACCCAGACCGACACGTCGCGCGTCAAGAAGGACCTCGTCAAGTGGAACGAGCCCGACTCGGTCATGAACGCGCTCATGAGCCGCACGGGTTACGTCACCACGCGCTACCAGGGCAATACCGCCGTCTTCAACACCCAGACCCACGCGCTGCAACTGTCGGGGCAGAGCGCCGTCCAGCGCGAGCAGACCGTGCTCGTCTCCGACACCATCGAGTACAACGATTCCTCACGCATCGTCACGGCGCGCACCGCGCCTAACGACACGACCGTCCTGCGCGACCCGAGCGCGCAGACGTCGGACCTCGTGACGTTGGGCTTTCTCGAGTACGACATCGGCAACCACAAAGGCATCGCCAACCGCCTCAGTACCTCGTCGGCGCAGGCGGGCCAGACCTGGTTCGTGGGCGGCGAACGCGGCGCGGTCGCCGGCGACACCACCGGCCACGGACACAACACGTCGTACGCGCTGGATGGCTCGGTCACCAGCTGCGACCTGCCCGACCCGCACTACCATTTCCAGTCGAAGGAAATCAAGATGGTCACGCGGCGGCTGCTCGTCGCGCGGCCTGCCGTGCTCTACATCCAGGACATTCCCGTCCTCTGGCTGCCGTTCATTTTCCAGGACATGCGCACCGGACGGCGCAGCGGCATCATCCCGCCGCGCTTCGGCCTCTCCGACATCGTACGCACCTCGGCGTCGTATCAGCGCGAAGTCGACAACCTCGGCTACTACTTCGCCATCAACGACTACACCGACGCCACCGCGTCGCTCGATTGGCGGAGCGGCAACAACGCCCAGAACGGCAACATCGGGTGGACCCGCTGGAACGGCGAATTCGAATACCGGTGGCTCGACCGCTTTCTCGCCGGGCGCATCGGCGTCTCGTACTCCACGTTCAGCGACGGGCAAAAGAGCACCAACGTGTCGTGGTCGCACCAGCAGCAGTTCTCGCAGGGCAGCAGTCTCAACGCGTCGATCAACTACTCGAGCAACACCACCGCGATCCGGCAGCAGGCGTTCAACGTGGCGCAGGCGCTGGCGGCGATCGCGTCGGCGGTGAACTTCCAGCAGGCGTTAGGCCCGGCCAACGTCAGCATCGGCGGCACACGCACCCAGTACACGGGCCGCAAGGAGATCGACGAGAACTTTCCGAACCTCACCGTGTCCGTGAAACCGGTGAGCGCCGGGTCGTGGCTCCTGTGGTCGCCGAATTTCTCGCTCAACAACACCGAGAACCTGAACATGGACGCCGCGCCGTTCATCTTCACGCCCGGGTCTAACGGAGCGGTGTTCGACAGCGTCCAGGTACACGCGAGCCAGCGCAACACCACGGCAGCGCTGCAAACCCCGGTGCGCATCTTCGGCTTTACCTGGCAGAACAGCTTCCAGCTGTCGGACAAGGAGAACGACTTCCCGCAGGCGTTCGACGTCCGCGATTTCAACACGGGCGCGCTCATCACCCGGCGCATGTATGCGTCGAGCTACCTCACGTCCATCGATTGGCAAACCGGGATCAGCCTGCCGGCGCTCATGCAGAGTACGCTCAAGCTGTCGCCGTTCCTTGCGATCGTGAACGCCGACCCGACCAGCGGCTTCTGGGTACGCAGCCAATTGAGCGGCGGCCAGTTCGTGCACCAGTCGAAGACGCTGCAGTACGGCCTGTCGAGCTCACCCACGCTGTTCGGATTCTTCCCGGGCTTCGGACCGTTCACGCGCATCAGGCACTCGATTTCGCCGCGCATCACGTTCACGTACGCGCCGGCGTCCAACGTGAGCGATGAGTTCCTCAAAGCCCTGAACAAGACCCGAGGGACCTACCTGGGCGGCCTCGCACAGGAAAACATGACGGTGCAGTTAGACCAGGTGATCGAAGCAAAGCTCAAGAGCAAGAACGACACGAATCCCGACGCCGGTCAGAAGATCAAGCTGCTCGCGCTCAGCCTCGACCCGATCAGCTACGATTTCGAACGCGCCAAGGTGACGCACGCGTCGGGCTTCAATACGTCCACGTTCGGGTATCGAGTGAGCTCCGACCTGCTGCCGGGGTTCGATCTCGCCGTGCAGTACTCGTTGTTCCAGGGCGACCTGCAGAGCGACACCGCGAAGTTCAAACCGTTCCGCACCGGAATCACCGCGTCGTTCACGATCGGGAAGAACAACAACCCGATCACCGCGCTGGCGAAGATTTTCGGGAACGGCGACAGCACGAACGCCAACCAGTCATCGCAGGCGCTCAACCAGCAGCCGGTCATCGCCGGACCCGGCGGCGTGCGACAACCGATCGGTATTCCGACCGGACAGGGATGGACCGCGTCGTTCCAATTTTCGTCGACACGCAGCAGACCGATTCCCGGCGCGCGCGTGATCGATCCGCGGGCGACGTGTCAGGTGTTGATCAACGATCCGATCAATTACCAGCGATGCTTGAACACCCCGCAGCCGGCCGACACACTGCAGCAAACCATTGCCGGCGGCGCGCCCTTCGTGACGCCGGCGCTCACGACGCTGCGCGCCAATGCGTCGTTCAGCCTCACGCCCAAGTGGGCGCTGCAGTGGTCGACCGGCTACGACTTCGAGCTGCACCAGTTTTCCGACCAGGACGTCGGCCTGCAGCGCGACATGCACGACTGGCGCGCGATCTTTCACTTCTCGCGCGCGCCCAACGGAAACTTCGCGTTCAGCTTCTACATCGCGCTCAAGGCCGAGCCGGATCTCAAGTTCGACTACAACCGGAGCACGTACAGGCCGCAGGCGGGGCCGGCCCCTTAA
- the tatC gene encoding twin-arginine translocase subunit TatC has product MDEPTERQSGGEMPFLDHLEELRWRIIWSLAALIVGVGIAFVLLMKIDVIGLLEGPIKPYLHGRKLVYTHPGDPFTIVLDASVVLGIVIALPFILYQVWAFVAPALYRHEKKLVVPVFAFATTLFLSGVCLSFFVVLPLAVEWLMSFQTQALEPMITATEYFGFATSMALAFGLCFELPIVILALAALGIVTPQFLNKYRRHAVVICVIIGAFLTPGDLVWTTIAMAVPLYLLYEVSVLLTYGVHKRRLRRQAQREADAAEVEGAGRRGATA; this is encoded by the coding sequence GTGGACGAACCTACGGAGCGCCAGTCGGGCGGCGAAATGCCGTTCCTCGATCACCTCGAGGAATTGCGCTGGCGCATCATCTGGTCGCTGGCAGCGCTCATCGTAGGCGTCGGCATCGCGTTCGTGCTGCTCATGAAAATCGATGTGATCGGGCTCCTCGAGGGCCCGATCAAGCCGTACCTGCACGGCCGGAAGCTGGTGTACACGCACCCCGGCGACCCGTTCACGATCGTCCTCGACGCCTCGGTCGTGTTGGGCATCGTGATCGCGCTGCCGTTCATTCTGTATCAGGTGTGGGCGTTCGTCGCGCCCGCGTTGTACCGGCACGAGAAGAAGCTCGTCGTGCCGGTGTTCGCCTTCGCGACGACGCTGTTTCTGTCGGGCGTGTGCCTGTCGTTCTTCGTGGTGCTGCCGCTCGCGGTCGAGTGGCTGATGAGCTTCCAGACGCAGGCGCTGGAGCCGATGATCACGGCCACCGAGTACTTCGGGTTTGCGACGAGCATGGCGCTGGCGTTCGGGCTGTGCTTCGAGCTGCCGATCGTGATCCTGGCGCTGGCTGCGTTAGGCATCGTGACGCCGCAGTTCCTGAACAAGTACCGGCGCCATGCCGTCGTCATCTGCGTGATCATCGGCGCGTTCCTCACGCCGGGCGACCTGGTCTGGACGACGATCGCCATGGCGGTTCCGCTGTACCTGCTGTACGAGGTCAGCGTCCTCCTCACGTACGGCGTGCACAAGCGGCGTTTGCGGCGGCAGGCGCAGCGTGAGGCGGACGCGGCCGAGGTGGAGGGCGCGGGGCGGCGCGGAGCGACGGCGTGA
- the pal gene encoding peptidoglycan-associated lipoprotein Pal, which yields MTGKTRLLPFLLLAVSAAVACSHKPPATQPAATPGPNQDSINAENARRDSIARADAARRDSIARAQADADKLRNAKDAATKALTQVIYFDFDSDALKDDARSSLDAKIGIMNANPGVRLRVAGNTDERGSDEYNLALGQRRAAAAKRYLTDHGIAGDRIDIISYGEERPVATGHDESSWSQNRRDEFEITAGADQIKGAP from the coding sequence ATGACTGGTAAGACCCGCCTCCTTCCGTTCCTGCTGCTCGCCGTGTCCGCGGCCGTGGCGTGCTCGCACAAGCCGCCGGCGACCCAGCCCGCGGCGACGCCGGGCCCGAATCAGGACAGCATCAACGCGGAGAATGCGCGCCGCGATTCGATTGCGCGGGCCGACGCCGCGCGCCGCGATTCGATCGCGCGCGCGCAAGCCGATGCGGACAAACTTCGGAACGCGAAGGATGCGGCCACCAAGGCGCTCACCCAGGTGATCTACTTCGACTTCGACAGCGACGCGCTCAAAGACGATGCGCGGTCGTCGCTGGACGCGAAGATCGGCATTATGAACGCGAACCCCGGGGTGCGGCTCCGCGTGGCCGGCAACACGGATGAGCGCGGGTCCGATGAATACAATCTTGCGTTAGGCCAGCGGCGCGCGGCGGCGGCCAAGCGGTACCTCACCGATCACGGCATCGCGGGCGATCGGATCGACATCATCAGCTACGGCGAAGAGCGGCCCGTCGCCACTGGACACGACGAGTCGTCGTGGTCGCAGAATCGCCGCGACGAGTTCGAGATCACGGCCGGCGCCGACCAGATCAAGGGAGCCCCATGA
- a CDS encoding TonB C-terminal domain-containing protein yields MSAAVRSEPRGARLGGPLGLSVALHLGIVALFIAIHPHASPSLPPMYRVNIVAAPPGPRAAGIVTPTPPTTAPAEKAPPVPKRAEQLQKQMPMPVKTKAPPPRKKTPPATPTPDVTPAKPTTPPAKAGGGPEGGRGTDVASVHTEGVDFPFPGYLENIVRQIALRFHPPGNTNNTAEVMFLIRRDGSVSDFRFVTRSGNFAFDLECQGAVDQAAQVKAFGPLPSGFADDVLPVIFSFDPRVLH; encoded by the coding sequence GTGAGCGCCGCCGTGCGCAGCGAGCCCAGAGGCGCCCGACTCGGCGGTCCGTTAGGCCTGTCGGTCGCGCTGCATCTGGGGATCGTCGCGCTGTTCATCGCGATCCATCCGCACGCCTCGCCGTCGCTGCCGCCGATGTACCGCGTGAACATCGTCGCCGCACCGCCCGGGCCGCGCGCGGCCGGCATCGTCACCCCGACGCCGCCCACCACGGCGCCCGCGGAAAAGGCGCCGCCCGTGCCTAAACGAGCGGAGCAGCTGCAGAAGCAGATGCCCATGCCCGTGAAGACCAAAGCGCCGCCGCCGCGGAAGAAAACACCGCCCGCCACTCCGACGCCGGATGTGACGCCGGCCAAGCCAACCACACCGCCGGCGAAAGCAGGCGGCGGCCCCGAGGGAGGCCGCGGCACCGACGTCGCAAGCGTCCACACCGAAGGCGTCGATTTTCCATTCCCCGGATATCTCGAAAACATTGTGCGCCAGATCGCGCTGCGATTTCACCCCCCCGGGAACACCAACAACACGGCCGAGGTAATGTTCCTCATCCGCCGCGATGGGTCGGTCTCGGATTTCCGATTCGTGACGCGCTCAGGGAATTTCGCCTTCGACCTCGAATGTCAGGGCGCGGTCGATCAGGCGGCGCAGGTCAAGGCGTTCGGTCCGCTCCCATCCGGCTTCGCCGACGATGTGCTGCCGGTCATTTTCAGCTTCGACCCACGGGTGCTCCACTAG
- a CDS encoding NAD(P)-dependent oxidoreductase codes for MSAYPIALDGARVDAVIVGGGNVAERKARALLDAGARVRIIAVEPGAGVRALGSERCTIEARPFAPADLSPNVVPGRTTLVVAATDRADVNVRVADAARTLGMLVNLADDPGAGTFITLATHRAGDLVVAVTAGGVPGVAARVRDAIASRFDTRYAAAVSALARLRRRLLDAGSRDEWRSASASLVGDTFCDAVESGRFSQELAAWR; via the coding sequence GTGAGCGCGTATCCGATCGCGCTCGACGGCGCGCGGGTGGACGCCGTGATCGTCGGCGGCGGCAACGTGGCGGAACGGAAAGCGCGGGCGCTGCTGGACGCGGGAGCGCGCGTGCGCATCATCGCCGTCGAGCCCGGCGCCGGCGTGCGTGCGTTAGGCAGCGAGCGGTGCACCATCGAGGCGCGCCCGTTCGCGCCGGCGGACCTGTCGCCCAACGTCGTCCCGGGCCGAACCACCCTTGTCGTCGCGGCCACCGATCGCGCCGACGTCAACGTGCGCGTCGCGGACGCGGCCCGTACGTTAGGCATGTTGGTGAACCTCGCCGACGATCCCGGCGCCGGCACGTTCATCACGCTGGCTACGCACCGGGCGGGCGACCTCGTGGTGGCCGTCACGGCGGGCGGAGTGCCTGGCGTGGCCGCGCGCGTGCGCGACGCGATTGCGTCCCGGTTCGACACGCGATATGCCGCCGCCGTGTCGGCCCTGGCGCGACTCAGGCGGCGGCTGCTGGATGCGGGCTCGCGGGACGAATGGCGCAGCGCGTCGGCGTCGCTGGTCGGCGATACGTTCTGCGACGCCGTCGAGAGCGGGCGGTTCTCGCAGGAGCTGGCGGCATGGCGCTGA
- a CDS encoding biopolymer transporter ExbD — translation MSRRTRGKGLPLNADINVVSLIDVMMLLMVIFMITAPMMQGGVDIALPVAEARPLEARSSLVVSIDHSGQIYVDEDKFTYAEFRSTFKALASQRGRNGIYLRADRGVPYGTVVQVLAVMRGAGVGDVGLVAQPEDITK, via the coding sequence ATGTCGCGCCGCACGCGCGGGAAAGGCCTGCCCCTCAACGCCGACATCAACGTCGTGAGCCTCATCGACGTGATGATGCTGCTCATGGTGATCTTCATGATCACCGCGCCGATGATGCAGGGCGGGGTCGACATCGCGCTCCCGGTCGCCGAAGCGCGTCCGCTCGAAGCGCGATCGAGTCTCGTCGTGTCCATCGACCACTCGGGCCAGATCTACGTCGACGAAGACAAGTTCACCTACGCGGAATTCCGGTCGACGTTCAAGGCGCTCGCGTCGCAGCGCGGACGCAACGGGATCTACCTGCGCGCCGATCGCGGCGTGCCGTACGGCACGGTGGTGCAGGTGCTGGCGGTGATGCGCGGCGCCGGCGTGGGCGACGTCGGACTGGTCGCCCAACCCGAGGACATCACGAAGTGA
- a CDS encoding NAD-dependent epimerase/dehydratase family protein, whose product MGRRILITGGAGFIGSHVAQAFVAAGDDVTVLDNLSTGKRDQVPRDATFHQLDITSPDAARLVRDGRFDVLCHLAAQIDVRKSVADPAADAQLNIGGSLNLLEAVRASGNGARPHTRFVFSSTGGAVYGDLVEPPTSETSPKDPQSPYGTAKLSVEYYMGYFARVHGLDTVALRYSNVYGPRQDPHGEAGVVAIFCDRLLDGIGLTVFGDGKQTRDYVYAGDVARANVMAASATLPPATALDSRAFNIGTSIETDVVQLATMLKQVSGGSSPVKHAPARPGEQLRSAIAFDKAARTFGWRPAVALGDGLRQTYDWFKQRRPEARS is encoded by the coding sequence ATGGGGCGGCGGATCCTCATCACGGGCGGCGCGGGGTTCATCGGATCCCACGTCGCGCAGGCCTTCGTGGCCGCCGGCGACGACGTCACCGTTCTCGACAATCTCTCGACGGGCAAGCGCGACCAGGTTCCGCGCGACGCGACCTTCCACCAGCTCGACATCACATCGCCCGATGCGGCGCGCCTCGTGCGCGATGGCCGCTTCGATGTCCTCTGCCACCTCGCAGCGCAGATCGACGTGCGCAAGAGCGTGGCCGATCCGGCGGCCGATGCCCAACTCAACATCGGCGGCTCGCTCAACCTGCTCGAGGCAGTGCGCGCCTCGGGCAATGGCGCGCGGCCGCACACGCGATTCGTCTTCTCGTCCACCGGCGGCGCGGTATACGGCGACCTCGTGGAGCCGCCGACCTCCGAGACTTCGCCCAAGGATCCACAGTCGCCCTACGGCACGGCGAAGCTGAGCGTCGAATACTACATGGGATACTTCGCGCGCGTGCACGGACTCGACACGGTCGCGCTGCGCTATTCGAACGTCTACGGACCGCGACAGGATCCGCATGGCGAGGCCGGCGTGGTCGCGATATTCTGCGACCGTCTGCTCGATGGCATCGGGCTCACGGTGTTCGGCGATGGCAAGCAGACGCGCGACTACGTGTACGCCGGCGACGTCGCGCGGGCGAACGTGATGGCGGCGTCGGCAACCCTGCCGCCGGCGACGGCGCTCGACAGCCGCGCGTTCAACATCGGCACCTCCATCGAGACCGACGTCGTGCAGCTGGCGACGATGCTCAAGCAGGTTTCGGGCGGATCGAGTCCGGTAAAGCACGCGCCGGCGCGGCCGGGCGAACAACTTCGCTCGGCGATTGCGTTCGACAAGGCAGCGCGCACCTTCGGCTGGCGCCCCGCCGTCGCGTTAGGCGACGGGCTCCGCCAAACCTACGACTGGTTCAAGCAACGACGCCCGGAGGCACGCTCGTGA
- a CDS encoding MotA/TolQ/ExbB proton channel family protein: MTVLVPVVAQIGGAIPTAPIDMITHASLVTQIVLGVLVILSLVSWAIMLAKWWEFRRTDRVGRTFTREFARAPALDTATGIVRRSPASPFTRVFSRAVNFFAEMKPGALRDATSSPLSGSQVEALRLVLDSETSEERDRLSHFIPWLATIGSVSPLIGLFGTVLGVIDAFMGIATKGSGNLSAVAPGVAEALTATAAALAVAIPAVFGYNIFAARLNRLENELEGFGTEIIAMMVREGRI, from the coding sequence GTGACGGTTCTCGTTCCCGTAGTGGCACAGATCGGCGGCGCCATTCCCACGGCGCCCATAGACATGATCACGCACGCGTCGCTGGTGACGCAAATCGTGCTGGGCGTACTCGTGATTCTGTCGCTCGTCAGTTGGGCCATCATGCTGGCCAAATGGTGGGAGTTCCGCCGCACCGACCGCGTGGGCCGCACGTTCACGCGCGAGTTCGCGCGCGCGCCGGCGCTCGACACCGCCACCGGCATCGTCCGGCGGAGCCCGGCCAGTCCGTTCACCCGCGTGTTCTCGCGCGCCGTCAATTTTTTCGCCGAGATGAAGCCGGGCGCGCTGCGCGACGCCACGAGCTCGCCGCTCAGCGGCTCGCAGGTCGAGGCACTGCGGCTCGTGCTCGACTCGGAGACGTCGGAAGAGCGCGACCGCCTGTCGCACTTCATCCCCTGGCTGGCGACCATCGGTTCCGTTAGCCCGTTGATCGGACTGTTCGGCACCGTGTTGGGCGTCATCGACGCCTTCATGGGCATCGCGACGAAAGGATCCGGCAATCTCAGCGCCGTCGCGCCCGGCGTCGCCGAAGCGCTCACGGCCACCGCCGCCGCGCTCGCCGTCGCGATCCCCGCGGTCTTCGGGTACAACATCTTCGCGGCGCGCCTCAACCGGCTCGAGAACGAACTCGAAGGGTTCGGCACGGAGATCATCGCCATGATGGTGCGCGAGGGCCGGATCTAG
- the hemA gene encoding glutamyl-tRNA reductase, translating into MALILAGLSHHTAPIDVREKVAVSSHETPRVLEELAQITCASEIALLSTCNRTEVYVVEGDAPAAPGIWAHLSRRLGGSADAASYGYVRRDREAVAHLYRVASGLDSMILGEAQIHGQVRDAWEASRSTSRAILNRLFQSSLLVASRIRTETAVGRGAASVSSAAVQLAKKIFGSLSGRRAMVLGAGDMADLALQCLVSEGVRTAVVANRTHERAVSLAERHGGEALRYEDCWPRLADVDVLLCSTAAPHPIVERAQVEPAMRQRGDRPLCILDIALPRDVAADVGTLDNVFLYDLDDLRSVVANNIERRRQELPSAESVIAEEVELYWQWLAGLAAVPVLRTFRSRMDRVREDELAHALKKLAHLPPDDRAAVDLFSRALMNKFLHEPSVRLRAASANGHGLAIVDALRYLFGLESSDTEAPSDDTPNVESR; encoded by the coding sequence ATGGCGCTGATCCTGGCCGGCCTGAGCCACCACACCGCGCCGATCGACGTGCGCGAAAAAGTGGCCGTCTCGTCGCACGAAACGCCGCGCGTGCTCGAGGAGCTCGCGCAGATCACCTGCGCCAGCGAGATCGCGCTGCTCTCGACGTGCAACCGCACCGAAGTCTACGTCGTGGAAGGCGACGCGCCCGCCGCGCCGGGCATCTGGGCGCACCTGTCGCGCCGGTTAGGCGGAAGCGCGGACGCGGCGTCGTATGGATACGTGCGGCGCGATCGTGAAGCCGTCGCGCATCTGTATCGCGTGGCATCCGGCCTCGACTCCATGATCCTCGGCGAAGCGCAGATCCACGGACAGGTGCGCGATGCCTGGGAGGCGAGCCGCAGTACGTCGCGCGCGATCCTCAATCGCCTCTTCCAGTCGTCGCTGCTCGTCGCGTCGCGCATCCGCACCGAGACTGCGGTTGGCCGCGGGGCCGCATCGGTGAGCTCCGCCGCCGTGCAGCTGGCCAAGAAAATCTTCGGCTCGCTCAGCGGACGCCGCGCCATGGTCCTTGGCGCCGGCGACATGGCCGACCTCGCCCTCCAGTGCCTCGTGAGCGAAGGAGTCCGCACCGCGGTCGTGGCGAACCGGACGCACGAGCGCGCCGTGTCCCTCGCCGAGCGGCACGGGGGAGAAGCGTTGCGCTACGAAGACTGCTGGCCGAGACTCGCCGACGTCGACGTGTTGCTCTGCTCGACGGCGGCGCCGCACCCGATCGTCGAGCGCGCGCAGGTCGAGCCGGCGATGCGTCAGCGTGGCGACCGGCCGCTCTGCATCCTCGACATCGCCCTGCCGCGCGACGTCGCTGCCGATGTCGGCACGCTCGACAACGTGTTCCTGTACGACCTCGATGACCTCCGGTCTGTGGTCGCCAACAACATCGAACGGCGGCGACAGGAGCTCCCGAGCGCCGAGTCGGTGATCGCGGAAGAGGTGGAGCTGTACTGGCAATGGCTGGCCGGGTTGGCGGCCGTGCCGGTGCTCCGCACATTTCGTTCGCGGATGGACCGCGTGCGCGAAGACGAGCTCGCGCACGCTCTCAAGAAGCTCGCGCACCTTCCCCCGGATGACCGCGCGGCCGTCGACCTTTTTTCCCGAGCCCTGATGAACAAATTCTTGCACGAGCCCAGCGTGCGGCTGCGCGCGGCATCGGCGAACGGACACGGATTGGCGATCGTGGATGCGCTCCGATACCTCTTCGGGCTCGAGTCGTCGGACACCGAGGCGCCGTCGGATGACACGCCTAACGTAGAGAGCCGCTGA